From a single Eremothecium sinecaudum strain ATCC 58844 chromosome III, complete sequence genomic region:
- a CDS encoding KilA-N domain-containing protein (Syntenic homolog of Ashbya gossypii ABR055C; Syntenic homolog of Saccharomyces cerevisiae YMR016C (SOK2) and YKL043W (PHD1)) yields the protein MVSDQQQSYRLQFSTAFQQPQQQSQQHTQPPTPAPPPVEQNIHQQQQQQQLMYCYYYPQQYFAYPYYYPSTGSATTAGPGAFANQNSSKLPCVGPEFTLKDSSTGIANGSVGAGLRQEDNSGRSRYCAYPQPTAYQYPGFHKSPAFASCVGTGTGPGNGAAQTMAASGSGSAQYAVYGQAAEQQSQQQQSQQHQQQHHQHRKPEHNDSQSQSSQMLEQKHKKQQVPHRQSHHGSHYYRNTGVNSYYGIPNSAATGTTTATPTPIPTTNTSLQSNSPCPGKSTYIEPVPSVIPHNSLAALGSGPSIRTTHTDASRGASSNNDMLDAVKSGGITKKGKTNNILHTSTSYNSHSSIPLGSFEAQGPRVTTTMWEDEHTLCYQVEANSVSVVRRADNDMINGTKLLNVAKMTRGRRDGILKAEKLRHVVKIGSMHLKGVWIPFERALALAQREKIVDMLFPLFVRDIHSIIQQTSTANGFAHGPKVSKVIQRDAVASSAAIEQNSNTSKIMNATSPQQSQPHERNELEQESQLPHQQQKHNQQKDQEQLGQERHNHQQLSHSQTINSYTSHSHYGRESHLPQRLMYSYDNNNASYCKNGNEKSSTNNPNINSVITTHPTASSSFPSNNNSSYSGYGYSAVNVMSNGPINVNPGISQAATRGQSPFQALTQVSALAQKQLNSKEQLPLPISSVGVDTVSLSNNPALPMQQNQHHHRQQHQQLQQTRQPQQQTQTQQQQQQQQQQQQQQHQQQPTQQENQHPQIHQQQQQQQQQQQQQHMQQQNPQLHQQQQQQQQQQQQLQLQLQHQHQQHIQQQSQHPQLHQQQSQPEQHHQLQPSQPEQHHHQHQQHQEKHSKFAKRDDLHGNHQTCGTYNKLHNTVLPPPQPAYSQHDSSSSLKQTTGNTLNISADAPLTSKAAPIATITSAVTPEHRE from the coding sequence ATGGTTTCAGATCAACAGCAGTCTTACCGATTGCAATTTTCAACCGCGTTTCAACAGCCTCAACAACAATCTCAGCAGCATACACAGCCACCCACACCTGCTCCACCCCCCGTAGAACAAAATATTCAtcagcagcaacagcaacaacagtTAATGTATTGCTATTACTACCCTCAACAGTATTTTGCTTATCCTTATTACTATCCTTCGACGGGATCTGCTACGACAGCGGGTCCTGGAGCTTTTGCTAATCAGAACTCGTCTAAATTGCCCTGTGTGGGCCCAGAATTTACGCTTAAGGATTCATCTACTGGAATTGCTAATGGCTCGGTAGGCGCGGGGCTTCGGCAAGAGGACAATAGCGGGCGATCTAGATACTGCGCTTATCCACAACCCACTGCATATCAATACCCAGGATTCCATAAATCGCCTGCATTTGCTAGTTGCGTTGGTACAGGTACAGGGCCAGGAAATGGTGCAGCACAGACAATGGCAGCATCAGGGTCTGGGAGCGCGCAATATGCGGTGTATGGACAGGCCGCTGAGCAACAATCGCAGCAGCAACAATCGCAGCAGCATCAGCAACAACACCACCAGCATCGGAAGCCAGAGCATAACGATTCTCAATCACAGAGCAGCCAAATGCTCGAGCAGAAGCATAAAAAGCAGCAGGTTCCGCATCGTCAATCCCACCATGGCTCGCATTACTATAGGAATACGGGGGTTAACTCTTACTACGGAATTCCCAATTCGGCTGCCACTGGGACTACAACTGCCACGCCGACCCCTATACCCACAACAAATACATCGCTTCAAAGTAATTCCCCATGTCCAGGGAAAAGCACATATATTGAGCCAGTGCCCTCTGTTATTCCACATAATAGTCTTGCTGCACTAGGTTCAGGCCCTTCAATTCGGACAACACACACCGATGCTTCGCGCGGTGCATCGTCTAACAACGACATGTTAGACGCAGTGAAATCTGGCGGCATAACGAAGAAAGGCAAGACGAACAACATACTTCACACATCGACCAGTTATAACTCGCATTCAAGTATCCCTTTGGGCAGTTTTGAAGCCCAAGGCCCTCGGGTTACAACGACGATGTGGGAAGACGAGCATACGCTCTGCTATCAGGTTGAAGCAAACAGCGTCAGCGTGGTTCGCAGGGCAGATAATGACATGATTAACGGTACTAAGTTGTTAAATGTGGCAAAGATGACTCGTGGGAGAAGAGATGGCATACTGAAGGCAGAGAAACTGCGCCATGTAGTTAAAATTGGGTCCATGCATTTAAAGGGAGTTTGGATTCCTTTTGAACGCGCATTGGCTCTTGCGCAGAGAGAAAAGATTGTTGATATGTTGTTCCCCTTATTTGTTCGCGACATCCATAGTATCATACAACAAACATCCACCGCAAATGGCTTTGCTCATGGTCCCAAAGTTAGCAAGGTGATCCAGAGGGATGCAGTTGCATCCTCAGCGGCAATAGAACAAAATAGCAATACATCCAAAATAATGAATGCGACGTCTCCTCAACAGTCTCAACCACACGAACGTAATGAACTAGAACAAGAATCCCAGCTGCCGCATCAACAGCAGAAACACAACCAACAGAAAGATCAAGAGCAGCTAGGACAGGAAAGGCATAACCACCAGCAATTGAGTCATTCGCAAACAATAAACTCGTATACATCACACTCACACTATGGCAGGGAAAGCCACCTACCTCAGCGATTAATGTATTCATATGATAACAATAATGCCAGTTATTGTAAAAACGGCAATGAAAAAAGCAGCACAAATAACCCCAATATCAATAGTGTCATAACCACACACCCCACAGCATCCAGCTCCTTTCCCTCCAATAATAATAGCTCATATTCCGGCTATGGCTACTCTGCAGTCAATGTAATGTCTAATGGCCCTATCAACGTTAATCCAGGAATCTCACAAGCTGCAACGCGTGGGCAGTCACCATTTCAGGCATTAACACAGGTTAGTGCGTTGGCTCAGAAACAGCTTAATTCCAAAGAGCAGCTCCCACTTCCGATCTCATCGGTCGGAGTGGACACAGTTTCTCTGTCGAATAACCCTGCATTGCCAATGCAACAAAatcaacatcatcatcgGCAACAGCATCAGCAATTACAGCAAACAAGGCAACCACAGCAACAAACACAAActcagcagcagcagcagcagcagcagcagcagcagcaacaacaacatcaacaacaacCTACTCAACAAGAGAATCAACATCCACAAATACAccagcagcaacaacagcagcaacagcaacagcaacagcagcatatgCAGCAGCAGAATCCACAATTacatcaacagcagcagcagcagcagcagcagcagcagcaacttcaacttcaacttcaacatCAACATCAGCAACATATTCAGCAGCAGAGCCAACATCCACAACTACATCAACAACAATCTCAGCCTGAACAACATCATCAACTCCAACCATCTCAGCCTGAACAACATCATCACCAACATCAACAACATCAAGAAAAACACTCGAAGTTTGCAAAGAGGGATGATTTACATGGTAACCATCAAACATGCGGCACTTATAATAAATTACATAACACGGTTCTACCACCTCCCCAGCCCGCCTATTCGCAA
- the PRI2 gene encoding DNA primase subunit PRI2 (Syntenic homolog of Ashbya gossypii ABR056C; Syntenic homolog of Saccharomyces cerevisiae YKL045W (PRI2)), producing the protein MFRQTKRRITQRRNNVPGDENALSGYIHSGISVSELQAHYDLLYPAKLSFYQYPPEGEITLDQFETWAIDRLKVLLEIESLAQRNRSTKEMEQVIKPLLTKYLPLSDDLELRKKDYYSHFILRLCFCRTKELREKFAHAETLLFNLRFQMLTQADQAKFIRSLDLPLLRFIDEAEKQEIAAQLYDAVVPQLQFQFGISDEQQRRQFFKQEKFIKLPFESVLDLVGSRQVFVKGGWAYLPQFQQLKHISNEYSDRLAAELLRTYQHLPKLNEDDRLLPILAHLSSGYMIGEHKRDYSSNANVEDGSITATTVYSPEVRSCFPLCASNLLQGLSDNHHLRFNGRQQLSFFLKGIGMSVDEAMKFWTDAFTSGGSMTLERFNKEYRYNFRHNYSLEGNRINYKPWDCRTILSKPRPAKGEYHGCPYRDWNPDKLATHLTNMKLTHLEINSVLDSCQHNEYTVACTKVYEFTNPTNNTLEVPITDQTHITHPNLFFDRARCHRDPPS; encoded by the coding sequence ATGTTTAGACAGACTAAGAGACGCATTACACAGCGTAGAAATAACGTTCCGGGCGATGAAAATGCTTTGTCAGGCTATATCCACTCAGGCATATCTGTTTCAGAACTGCAAGCTCACTACGATCTGCTATACCCTGCAAAGCTCTCATTCTACCAGTATCCTCCGGAAGGAGAAATTACCCTTGACCAGTTTGAAACATGGGCAATTGACCGGCTAAAAGTCCTCTTGGAAATAGAGTCTCTGGCCCAGCGGAACAGAAGCACCAAGGAGATGGAGCAGGTCATTAAACCGCTGTTAACGAAGTACCTCCCGCTGTCAGATGACCTCGAATTGCGGAAAAAAGACTACTATAGCCATTTTATCTTGCGCTTGTGCTTCTGCCGTACAAAGGAGCTTCGGGAGAAATTCGCACATGCAGAAACGCTACTGTTTAACCTGCGTTTCCAGATGCTCACGCAAGCCGACCAGGCTAAATTTATCAGGAGTTTAGATTTGCCCCTGCTTAGGTTCATTGACGAAGCAGAAAAACAGGAGATTGCAGCGCAGCTGTACGACGCAGTCGTCCCGCAGCTGCAATTCCAGTTTGGTATTTCAGACGAGCAGCAGCGCCGCCAATTCTTTAAGCAGGAAAAGTTTATTAAACTCCCGTTTGAGAGCGTGCTGGACCTAGTGGGGTCGCGGCAGGTATTTGTTAAAGGCGGGTGGGCGTACTTGCCACAGTTCCAGCAGCTGAAGCACATCTCGAACGAGTATTCCGATCGCCTAGCCGCGGAACTCTTGAGAACCTACCAACACCTACCGAAACTAAACGAGGACGACCGCCTACTACCAATCTTGGCTCATCTATCCTCCGGTTATATGATAGGTGAGCATAAGCGTGACTATAGCTCGAACGCAAATGTAGAAGACGGCTCGATCACCGCTACGACTGTCTACAGCCCGGAGGTTCGCTCCTGCTTCCCGCTATGTGCCTCAAATCTGTTGCAAGGCCTTTCCGACAATCACCACCTCAGGTTCAATGGCCGCCAGCAACTTTCGTTTTTCCTGAAGGGTATAGGGATGTCTGTAGACGAAGCCATGAAATTCTGGACCGACGCTTTTACGTCGGGAGGCTCAATGACCCTTGAGAGATTCAACAAGGAATATCGCTACAACTTCAGGCATAACTACAGTCTGGAGGGTAACAGGATTAACTACAAACCGTGGGATTGTCGTACCATACTGTCTAAACCACGCCCCGCAAAAGGCGAGTACCACGGCTGCCCGTATAGGGACTGGAATCCCGATAAGCTGGCAACCCACCTGACCAATATGAAGCTAACACATCTCGAGATTAACTCCGTTCTAGACAGCTGCCAGCACAATGAATACACAGTAGCGTGCACCAAGGTCTACGAGTTTACAAATCCTACGAACAATACTCTGGAAGTCCCCATCACCGATCAGACTCATATTACGCACCCCAACCTCTTTTTCGATAGGGCCCGTTGCCACCGAGACCCGCCCTCGTAG